A region from the Rhodopirellula bahusiensis genome encodes:
- a CDS encoding dihydrofolate reductase family protein produces MSARACVFIATSLDQFIARSDGNLDWLDEANALVPPGEDCGYAEFMKSVDVLVMGRNTYEKVRTFGAWPYGETPVVVLSRNPIEFPDEMPAWVTHSAETPVELHRRLSKEGAQKLYIDGGLTIQRFLRAGLIDELVITVIPVLIGDGIPLFGSLPSDIRLTHRNTKAFDCGFVQSTYRVDSTERP; encoded by the coding sequence ATGTCAGCGAGAGCATGTGTATTCATCGCCACGAGCCTTGACCAATTCATCGCTCGATCGGATGGCAATCTTGACTGGCTCGACGAAGCGAATGCCCTGGTGCCTCCGGGAGAAGACTGCGGGTATGCGGAGTTCATGAAATCGGTCGACGTGCTGGTCATGGGACGCAACACGTACGAGAAAGTTCGCACTTTCGGAGCTTGGCCCTATGGGGAAACGCCAGTGGTCGTCTTGAGTCGAAACCCGATTGAGTTCCCGGATGAGATGCCAGCATGGGTGACTCATTCAGCGGAAACGCCCGTCGAACTTCACCGTCGTTTGTCCAAAGAAGGTGCCCAGAAGCTTTACATCGACGGCGGTTTGACAATCCAACGGTTCCTGCGAGCGGGACTGATCGATGAATTGGTCATCACAGTCATTCCGGTCCTCATCGGCGATGGCATCCCGCTCTTTGGATCTCTACCAAGCGACATTCGATTGACACATCGAAACACGAAGGCCTTCGACTGCGGATTCGTGCAATCGACCTACAGAGTCGACTCCACGGAACGCCCCTGA
- a CDS encoding ShlB/FhaC/HecB family hemolysin secretion/activation protein, which translates to MNRTTVRVAMAIGVLGLVWLSCGSKLQAQNYEAYKPLELPVRPGKIPKVDSKADLPAPVEDDRVLVRELEAVVIVDHGDKIDQSSAIDSLVGIHYDFDETDSLVYKQAVRGIVQNAIRKPITLRRINELSRGIIEQYQKCKQPIVDVVIPEQRITGGTLYLVVTETLIGRVMVKGGQHFDCQPTSRWIQQTRRGNRLYEPHIENDLFWMNQNPFRRVSVDFEKGSAAGTTDVIYEIEDMCPVRGYMGIDDSGVSTLNYGRFFAGFQYGNFLGRGGILGYQFTTDEEFALLRAHSVSLDQPLSREFSLQGYGSWAGVTPMMDSGFAQDGEGYQFGGQLIRHLSRDRFHSRNLRAGFDFKSTNNNLEFAGSQVSGSVADLFQLRLGYDSFERIDVDQYRLFRADMFIGPGGGMTGSHSSDAFNTIRPGASPDYVYGRLRYERADVARREWMLTTRLTGQASSERLLFSETLGLGGYDTIRGTDSRAYNADHGWIANFEFGPKTYRCGTVEEPKTLRAYGFVDVGNGYVDQPLAGEDAYTFAVSTGVGMRFQVSDRLIARFDYGFGIEDIDAAERNDRAHFAVTWIPGPRL; encoded by the coding sequence ATGAATCGTACGACTGTGCGGGTCGCAATGGCGATCGGTGTTCTGGGGCTGGTGTGGTTGTCTTGTGGTAGCAAACTCCAAGCACAAAACTACGAAGCGTACAAGCCGCTGGAACTTCCCGTACGCCCGGGCAAAATTCCAAAGGTCGACTCGAAAGCGGACTTGCCAGCCCCTGTTGAAGATGACCGCGTGCTGGTTCGAGAGTTGGAAGCGGTTGTGATAGTCGATCATGGCGACAAAATCGATCAGTCGTCCGCAATCGATTCCCTCGTTGGAATCCACTACGACTTCGACGAGACCGACTCACTGGTCTACAAGCAAGCAGTGCGTGGAATTGTGCAAAACGCGATCCGAAAGCCAATCACACTGCGACGAATCAATGAACTTTCGCGCGGCATCATTGAGCAATATCAAAAGTGCAAGCAGCCGATCGTGGATGTTGTGATACCAGAGCAACGGATCACCGGCGGAACGCTGTATCTGGTTGTGACCGAAACTCTCATCGGGCGTGTGATGGTCAAAGGCGGGCAACACTTTGATTGCCAACCCACTTCGCGGTGGATTCAACAAACACGCCGGGGAAATCGGCTGTATGAACCACACATTGAAAACGATTTGTTCTGGATGAATCAGAATCCGTTTCGGCGAGTCAGCGTGGATTTTGAGAAGGGCTCCGCCGCGGGAACCACCGATGTGATCTATGAAATCGAGGACATGTGCCCCGTGCGAGGTTACATGGGGATAGATGACAGCGGTGTGTCGACGTTGAACTACGGTCGGTTCTTCGCTGGATTTCAATACGGGAACTTTCTTGGACGCGGTGGGATTTTGGGTTACCAGTTCACAACCGATGAAGAGTTTGCGTTGCTGCGTGCTCATTCAGTTAGCTTGGATCAGCCGCTCAGTCGCGAGTTCTCGTTGCAAGGGTACGGCAGTTGGGCCGGTGTGACTCCTATGATGGATAGCGGGTTCGCCCAAGACGGTGAGGGCTATCAATTCGGTGGGCAACTGATCCGGCATCTGTCCCGCGATCGATTTCATAGTCGAAACCTGAGAGCGGGTTTCGATTTTAAGTCAACGAACAATAACTTGGAGTTTGCGGGAAGCCAGGTCAGCGGCTCAGTTGCCGACCTGTTTCAGTTGCGTCTTGGTTACGACAGTTTTGAGCGAATTGACGTCGATCAATATCGACTGTTTCGTGCGGATATGTTCATTGGCCCGGGAGGCGGCATGACGGGCAGTCACTCCTCGGATGCCTTCAACACCATCCGTCCTGGTGCTTCGCCTGACTATGTGTATGGTCGTTTACGTTACGAACGTGCCGATGTTGCGCGACGGGAATGGATGTTGACAACACGACTAACTGGACAAGCTTCTTCGGAAAGGCTGCTGTTCAGCGAAACGTTGGGATTGGGTGGATACGACACGATTCGTGGCACCGACAGCCGCGCTTACAACGCCGATCATGGCTGGATTGCAAATTTCGAATTCGGTCCCAAAACCTATCGCTGCGGTACAGTTGAGGAACCAAAGACATTGCGTGCTTATGGTTTTGTTGACGTGGGAAACGGATACGTCGACCAGCCATTGGCAGGCGAAGACGCCTATACATTTGCCGTGAGCACCGGCGTAGGGATGCGGTTCCAGGTTAGCGATCGGCTGATTGCACGCTTCGACTACGGCTTTGGAATCGAAGACATCGATGCGGCGGAGCGAAATGATCGAGCTCACTTCGCAGTGACTTGGATTCCCGGACCTCGCCTCTAA
- a CDS encoding NYN domain-containing protein, with product MPNASPEGSIALLIDADNAPSSKIDFIISELATYGVVNIRKAYGNWTKRGLEGWINVLHEYAIAPTQCFDLIKGKNATDMALLIDAMDILYTRQVNTFGLVSSDCDFTPLVCRLREDGKQVIGFGRQNSPAPFVLACSHFIYLDEEPNDKTPPKRRRESSVSSLQQNTKLMNTLRTAVKEAADDDGWAALGPVGAHISNQGPFSHRTYGFPKLSDMFEAIDLFEVQKDRQAGPGSVRVRLKK from the coding sequence ATGCCCAACGCCAGTCCCGAAGGTAGCATCGCGCTACTGATTGATGCTGACAACGCACCGTCCTCCAAGATCGACTTCATCATTTCCGAACTTGCCACCTACGGTGTCGTCAACATTCGAAAGGCATATGGGAACTGGACCAAACGAGGCCTGGAGGGTTGGATCAACGTACTGCATGAGTACGCGATTGCACCGACTCAATGTTTCGATCTGATAAAGGGAAAAAACGCAACCGACATGGCGTTGCTGATCGATGCGATGGACATTCTCTACACGCGACAGGTCAACACATTTGGTTTGGTTTCATCAGATTGCGACTTCACTCCGCTAGTCTGCCGCTTGCGGGAAGATGGCAAACAAGTCATCGGATTTGGACGCCAGAATTCGCCGGCGCCATTCGTCCTCGCCTGCAGCCATTTCATCTACTTGGATGAAGAACCCAATGACAAGACGCCGCCGAAGAGAAGGCGAGAAAGCTCGGTGTCGTCGCTGCAACAGAACACCAAGCTCATGAACACACTCCGAACCGCGGTGAAGGAAGCCGCCGATGACGATGGCTGGGCGGCGCTCGGACCAGTCGGAGCCCATATTTCGAACCAAGGTCCTTTCAGCCACCGCACCTACGGCTTCCCAAAACTCAGCGATATGTTCGAGGCGATCGATCTTTTCGAAGTTCAAAAGGACCGCCAAGCCGGACCGGGCTCCGTTCGAGTCCGGTTGAAAAAATAA
- a CDS encoding alpha/beta hydrolase family protein — MIFSRFCCVSLLTVCWLTTFVQADDGANHSAPGTWPIKRLKSEIPTYRVEDPAAKIQSLIYEGEKFHGHPTEVFAFYASPKTLGVDGDGGIYPGIVLIHGGGGTAFADWVWMWANRGYAAIAMDLGGRRPPPPEFDASGKLKPHTGHKRETRVRLELGGPVDGHPEKFDCIGGSIDDDWPYHAAANVMRAHTLIRSFPEVDASRTAVTGISWGGYTTCLVASLDDRFQAAVPVYGCGFLHEGESVQKPSIDELGDRRAAWVAAYDPGSHLHQCTVPTLWVNGTHDIHYVLDSYAKSYTKVRGPRTMRIEPRMRHGHQAGWNPPEIQIFVDSILKNTTPLPTVGQMHVSDNGTVTLPFQSTTKITQARLHYTTETGLRSKRKWKHIQGVIADGEIMAKGLPAEANTWLVTLTDDRGALVSSEVGLR; from the coding sequence ATGATTTTCTCTCGCTTTTGCTGTGTCTCGCTGCTCACGGTTTGTTGGCTGACGACGTTTGTACAAGCTGATGATGGAGCGAACCACTCGGCACCTGGGACCTGGCCGATCAAACGGCTGAAGTCAGAGATACCGACCTACCGAGTCGAAGACCCGGCCGCAAAGATTCAATCACTGATTTACGAAGGCGAGAAGTTCCATGGTCATCCGACGGAAGTCTTTGCCTTTTATGCTTCACCGAAAACATTGGGCGTTGATGGGGACGGCGGCATCTATCCCGGAATCGTTCTGATTCATGGTGGCGGTGGCACCGCCTTCGCTGACTGGGTTTGGATGTGGGCGAACCGCGGCTATGCCGCAATCGCGATGGACCTTGGTGGCCGCCGTCCTCCGCCTCCTGAATTCGATGCGTCTGGGAAACTGAAGCCGCACACGGGACACAAACGAGAAACGCGTGTTCGACTTGAACTTGGCGGGCCGGTGGACGGTCACCCCGAAAAGTTCGACTGCATCGGGGGAAGCATCGACGACGATTGGCCCTACCACGCGGCGGCCAATGTCATGCGAGCTCATACACTGATCCGCAGTTTTCCTGAAGTCGACGCAAGCCGGACCGCCGTGACCGGAATCAGTTGGGGTGGCTACACGACTTGCTTGGTCGCTTCGCTGGATGATCGCTTCCAAGCGGCGGTGCCCGTCTACGGATGCGGATTCCTGCATGAAGGCGAGTCGGTTCAGAAACCTTCCATCGACGAACTTGGCGACCGTCGGGCGGCCTGGGTCGCCGCCTACGATCCCGGAAGTCACCTCCACCAATGCACGGTCCCCACTCTGTGGGTCAACGGAACGCACGACATCCACTATGTGCTGGACAGCTATGCCAAGTCCTACACGAAAGTGCGGGGGCCACGGACGATGCGTATCGAGCCGCGTATGCGACACGGTCATCAAGCGGGTTGGAACCCGCCAGAGATCCAGATTTTTGTTGACTCGATCTTGAAGAACACGACTCCATTGCCAACGGTTGGCCAGATGCATGTCAGCGACAACGGCACCGTCACGCTTCCATTCCAATCCACCACCAAGATCACGCAAGCCCGCTTGCACTACACGACAGAGACCGGCCTCCGATCCAAACGCAAATGGAAACACATCCAAGGCGTGATTGCCGATGGAGAAATCATGGCAAAGGGACTTCCAGCGGAAGCCAACACATGGCTCGTGACTTTAACCGATGATCGCGGTGCGTTGGTCTCCAGTGAAGTCGGGCTTCGCTGA